In Risungbinella massiliensis, a single window of DNA contains:
- the kce gene encoding 3-keto-5-aminohexanoate cleavage enzyme, producing the protein MDKLIITAALVGAEVTRDQTPYLPITPEEIATQAYEVWQAGASIVHLHVRDEEGNASQDCDLYQQTMELIRERCDVIVQVSTGGAVGMSVEERMQPLTLSPEMATLTTGTVNFGRDVFWNDRATMERIAEEMNRYRVHPEFEIFDTGMISNAIFLVNKGYCKTHPHFDFVMGVPGGMPATAEQLLFCVSQIPAGATWTVAGIGRHQLIMGSLSIAMGGHVRVGLEDNIFYRAEKLATNRQLVERMVRISREMEREIATPVEARHILKLV; encoded by the coding sequence ATGGACAAGTTAATTATTACTGCTGCATTAGTGGGAGCAGAAGTAACAAGGGATCAGACTCCATATTTGCCGATTACACCAGAAGAGATTGCAACACAAGCATATGAAGTCTGGCAAGCAGGAGCATCCATCGTTCATTTACACGTACGAGATGAAGAGGGAAACGCCTCCCAAGATTGTGATTTATACCAACAAACTATGGAACTGATTCGAGAACGGTGTGATGTGATCGTTCAGGTATCAACGGGTGGAGCAGTTGGAATGTCAGTTGAAGAGCGGATGCAACCGCTAACTCTTTCACCTGAAATGGCAACGCTTACAACAGGAACAGTGAACTTTGGTCGAGATGTATTTTGGAATGATCGAGCGACGATGGAGAGAATTGCAGAAGAAATGAACCGATATCGAGTTCATCCTGAGTTTGAGATTTTTGATACAGGGATGATTTCCAATGCGATTTTTTTGGTAAATAAAGGGTATTGCAAGACCCATCCGCATTTTGATTTTGTGATGGGGGTGCCTGGTGGGATGCCGGCGACTGCAGAACAGCTTCTTTTTTGTGTGAGCCAAATTCCGGCAGGAGCTACTTGGACAGTAGCTGGAATCGGGCGTCATCAGCTAATTATGGGGAGTTTATCTATTGCTATGGGTGGACATGTACGTGTTGGTTTAGAAGATAATATTTTTTATCGTGCTGAAAAACTTGCGACAAATCGACAGCTAGTAGAGCGAATGGTACGTATTTCCCGGGAAATGGAGCGGGAAATTGCGACTCCTGTCGAAGCAAGACATATTTTGAAGTTGGTCTAG
- the kal gene encoding 3-aminobutyryl-CoA ammonia lyase, producing MEAIIRVRMSQQDAHYGGDLVDGARVLALFGDVATELLIRHDGDEGLFVAYEEVAFHAPVFAGDYIEVIGKIQKVGNRSRKMEFFAYKVIESCKNLNRPSAARIIDPPILVTKAVGTCVIPKFDENQKE from the coding sequence ATGGAAGCGATAATCAGAGTGAGAATGTCCCAACAAGATGCTCACTATGGCGGCGATCTAGTTGATGGTGCGAGAGTTTTGGCTTTATTTGGTGATGTGGCAACAGAGCTTCTCATCCGTCATGATGGAGATGAGGGGCTTTTTGTTGCGTATGAAGAAGTTGCGTTTCACGCTCCGGTTTTTGCAGGTGATTATATCGAAGTGATTGGGAAGATACAGAAAGTAGGAAATCGATCTAGAAAAATGGAGTTTTTTGCTTACAAGGTTATTGAATCATGCAAAAATCTTAATAGACCATCTGCTGCTAGAATAATAGATCCTCCGATTCTCGTCACCAAAGCTGTAGGGACATGTGTGATTCCAAAGTTCGACGAAAATCAAAAGGAGTGA
- a CDS encoding response regulator, with product MSEKKLLVVDDQYGIRVLISEVFSRDGLEIFQAANGMEALEKIQQVQPDLILLDMKMPGMDGLELLRRLRYIKHRCKVIMMTAYGELDMVDEASKLGALAHFTKPFDIVELRTEVIRQLAS from the coding sequence ATGTCGGAGAAAAAACTATTAGTAGTCGACGATCAATACGGAATACGCGTTTTAATAAGTGAAGTTTTTTCGCGTGATGGATTAGAGATTTTCCAAGCTGCAAATGGAATGGAAGCATTGGAAAAGATTCAACAAGTCCAACCAGATCTCATCTTATTGGATATGAAGATGCCTGGAATGGATGGTTTGGAGTTACTCAGACGTCTACGTTATATCAAGCATCGGTGTAAAGTAATTATGATGACAGCATATGGAGAGTTAGATATGGTGGACGAGGCTAGTAAGTTAGGGGCCTTGGCGCATTTTACAAAACCTTTTGATATTGTAGAGCTTAGGACAGAAGTGATTCGTCAACTCGCCAGTTAA
- a CDS encoding ketopantoate reductase family protein: MRVLVIGAGAVGGYFGGRLVEKGEDVTFLVRPRRQAELQTNGLTLRSVNGDFQSPVQTLVAGEKTQSFDLILLTTKAYHLNQAMDDFACYVGEHTTIFPVLNGFEHFDRLAKRFGKEKVIGGLTFIESTLNQKGEIEHYSKMHHLIFGEWNGEKTERIEQIEALLEGANLRYQATSEIWNEVWKKYLFIAAMSGMTSLMRSSLGPIWDSDYGKETYQQFLEELVAVALTQEPRLDKNTANQIWDRTSGMPEAMKSSMLRDIEKGYPIETEHFHGYLLRKKPANLPTPILATVYTALSLYQPTS; encoded by the coding sequence ATGCGTGTATTGGTAATAGGGGCAGGTGCAGTAGGAGGTTATTTTGGAGGGAGATTGGTAGAGAAAGGAGAAGATGTAACTTTTCTCGTCCGTCCAAGAAGGCAAGCGGAGTTGCAAACAAATGGGTTAACCTTGAGAAGTGTAAATGGTGATTTCCAAAGTCCTGTGCAAACTTTAGTAGCAGGCGAAAAAACCCAATCTTTTGATCTCATCTTGTTAACTACCAAAGCCTATCACCTCAATCAGGCAATGGATGATTTTGCTTGCTACGTTGGCGAGCATACTACCATTTTCCCAGTTCTGAATGGTTTCGAACACTTTGATCGCCTTGCCAAACGCTTTGGAAAAGAGAAAGTGATTGGCGGATTAACATTTATTGAATCTACCCTCAATCAAAAAGGAGAAATTGAGCACTACAGCAAGATGCATCATCTAATCTTCGGGGAATGGAATGGCGAGAAAACAGAGCGAATCGAGCAAATCGAAGCGTTGTTAGAAGGGGCTAACCTACGATACCAAGCTACATCGGAAATTTGGAACGAAGTCTGGAAAAAATATCTCTTTATCGCTGCTATGAGCGGAATGACTTCCTTAATGCGCAGTAGCCTTGGACCCATCTGGGATAGCGATTATGGAAAAGAGACCTACCAACAATTTTTAGAGGAATTGGTAGCAGTTGCTCTCACTCAAGAGCCCCGATTAGATAAAAATACTGCTAATCAGATTTGGGATCGAACAAGCGGAATGCCTGAAGCAATGAAATCCTCCATGCTTCGTGATATAGAAAAAGGTTACCCGATCGAAACAGAGCACTTCCACGGATATCTGCTTCGTAAAAAGCCTGCAAACCTTCCAACACCTATTTTAGCTACCGTGTACACTGCATTAAGTTTATATCAACCTACTAGCTAA
- a CDS encoding ECF transporter S component → MQQSTKRLTTIVFVSLLSAMSFILQILDFPLPVFPAFLQIDFSEIPALVAALIYGPLAGIGVEFLKNILHFLFQGSDTGAIPVGQIANFFAGSIFVVITSTIANKMKGIKGLITGLAVATLTMSVILAFANYYIILPAYSYLINWTVEGAEKLNLVLYAIAPFNMLKGILVAILFVPIYLMLKPHLRHRVIV, encoded by the coding sequence ATGCAACAGTCTACCAAACGTTTGACCACCATTGTTTTTGTATCTCTTTTATCTGCTATGTCGTTTATTTTGCAGATTCTCGATTTTCCACTACCAGTTTTCCCTGCTTTCCTACAGATTGACTTTAGTGAAATTCCTGCTTTAGTCGCTGCCCTTATATATGGTCCATTAGCAGGAATAGGAGTGGAGTTCTTAAAAAATATTCTTCATTTCTTATTTCAGGGAAGCGATACAGGTGCCATCCCAGTAGGCCAAATTGCTAACTTTTTTGCAGGGAGCATCTTTGTGGTAATCACCAGTACCATCGCTAACAAAATGAAAGGGATCAAAGGTCTCATCACCGGATTGGCCGTAGCAACCCTTACGATGTCTGTTATCTTGGCTTTTGCCAATTACTATATCATCCTCCCTGCTTATAGTTATCTTATTAACTGGACAGTAGAAGGAGCAGAAAAACTCAACTTAGTCCTTTATGCGATCGCCCCATTTAATATGTTAAAAGGAATATTAGTTGCCATTTTATTTGTCCCAATCTATCTAATGTTAAAACCACACTTACGACATCGTGTAATAGTTTAA
- a CDS encoding metal-dependent hydrolase: MLNQNISITWLGFGGFYIKTPGEKEILIDPWIQNNPVCPETIKNIEKVDYILLTHAHRDHAEDAVWLAQKTGAMVLAGWELAFILQKKGVQNIVAINKGGTRLLGDIAVTAVHADHSSAFVDGDQILYGGEPMGYVIKFENGYTIYHAGDTNVFGDMALIAELYEPKLALLPIGDVYTMSPREAAKAVRLLNIKNVIPTHFGVFDFLTGRPSELSALLSDIEDLTVYDINPGDTVI; the protein is encoded by the coding sequence GTGTTAAATCAGAATATTTCGATTACATGGCTGGGTTTTGGTGGATTTTATATTAAAACACCCGGAGAGAAAGAAATTCTTATAGATCCATGGATTCAAAATAATCCTGTTTGCCCGGAAACGATAAAAAATATAGAAAAAGTAGATTACATCTTGTTGACCCATGCACATCGTGATCATGCCGAAGATGCTGTTTGGCTTGCTCAAAAGACAGGAGCGATGGTATTGGCAGGCTGGGAGTTGGCATTTATTCTCCAGAAAAAAGGGGTTCAAAATATAGTAGCGATAAATAAAGGCGGAACTCGACTATTGGGAGATATTGCGGTCACTGCTGTACATGCAGACCATTCCTCGGCTTTTGTGGATGGTGATCAGATTCTTTATGGTGGAGAGCCAATGGGTTATGTAATAAAATTCGAGAACGGATATACGATTTATCATGCTGGGGATACAAACGTATTTGGGGATATGGCTCTCATTGCCGAATTGTATGAGCCAAAGTTAGCTTTATTACCCATTGGGGATGTTTATACGATGTCCCCACGAGAAGCTGCTAAGGCAGTCCGCTTACTAAATATAAAAAATGTGATTCCTACTCATTTTGGTGTATTTGATTTTTTAACGGGTAGACCTAGCGAACTTTCAGCTTTGCTTTCTGATATCGAAGACCTAACGGTTTATGATATAAATCCAGGGGATACAGTTATCTAA